CCAGCCAGACCGGGGCGTTGGGCCGATGTCAGGAATGTCAGCGACGACGCATGCCCGTTGTTGCCCTGTTGTTCGGGATGCGAAAGTCCTGAAAACAAGGTCACCTGGTCCAAGTGATCCCGAAGCTGATGCAGGTAGGGCGTGTTCGCCTTCAGGGGGCCCGGTTCCGATGGGAACAAAAACGGGGCATGGAACCCCAGTCCCGCACAAATCCACACCGAACGCTTGGGCGGCGGGCCGGTTTGCGTTTCCCCGGCCGACACGCGGTCCCGCATGCATTCCAGAAAAGGCAGACTGAGCCCCACCGCACCCCAACCACGAAGTAGTTGGCGTCGATGGATACGCTTCACGCGTGAGATGTTGTTGCGGCGGGATGACATGGCTGGAAGCTTCACTTGGTTCGAAAAAGTTCGCTGGCGACGACGCTGTGAATCAGCGAACGAAATCCGTATCCGCTGCTTCGCGTTGAATCAACGATACGATCGATCTCTTCGCGATCCGAAAAACCGGGTTCTCGTCCGATCGCGAACGTCAACAGTTTCTCGACAACGGTTTGCGCGATGCGTCGGTCATTGGCGGCGACGATCTCGCGGAATTGGACAAAGCCGTCAAAGCTGTCGCCTTGAACGGTTTGTCCGCTGGCATCGACCGGTTGAGCCAATCGGTATCGGACGGATCGACCGTCGACCCTGCGATTCACGCGATCACCTTCGCCCAGGCTACGGTATCGCGTCCGCCACCCGCCGACCGGATCAAAACACTCCAGCGCGAATCCCGGCGGGTCAATGATTTGATGACATGATTGACACGACACCAAGTTCCGGTGTTTGTCCAATTGTTCCCGCAGCGTTGCGGCGCCGCGGATGTCAGGTTCCACCCCGGGAATGCCCGGTGGCGGTGGCGGAGGGATCTGGCCCAAGATCCGTTCGGTAACCCATACGCCGCGGACGACGGGCGAGGTGTTCGTGCCGTTGGCACTGGATTTCAAAATGGAAGCTTGTGCCAACAAGCCACCGCGAACGTCCGACGGGTTCAATTGCACCAGTCGGATTTGCGGGCCGCCGACATCGGGGATCTGGTAGTGTTTCGCCAAGCGTTCGTTCAACATCGCAAAGCCCGGATCGATCAACTGGCCGCTGGGCAAATCAACCCGGATCGCATGGCGTAAAAACTCGTGCGTTTCGCCCTTCATCGAATGCAACAAATACCCGTCGTATTCGGGAAACAGGCGTTCGTCGGGATTGGTGAACTCGATTTCGCGCAAGTTCAACCAGGCGTCGGCAAAGTCTTGAATGAAACGATCACTCCGTTCGGATTCCAGCAACCGATCCACCTGGCGGCGTCGTTCATCGGGATCGCTTAGGCGTCCGTCGTCGGCAGCCTTTCTTAGCGAAGCATCCGGCGCGGTTCGATTCAGAAAGTAGGACAAGCGTGTCGCGACGGCGTGGTCATTCAGCTTGCCACTTGGTTCGACGAAGTACAAGAAATCGGGTGAACACAAAACTCCTGACACCGCCGTTCGCAACGCCTGCTCGATCGAAGCGCCGCGGTCACGTTCGCTGCGGTACAGACCCCAATACAACGCCACTTCATCGTCGCGGACGGGGCGGCGGAACGCCTGTGATGCGACTCGCCGAACCGCTTCGTGAACTTCTTGGTCCGGATCGTCGCTGACAATTTTAAAGGATGCCCGATAACTGGAGCGAAGCCGATGCTTTGGATTGCTGGGAGGAATTTCTCGGCGGTCCATTTCCCCGAAAATCAGTCGATGTCCCCGGCTAGGAAACTCATCCAACAACGGGCCGACCAAGCTGACATTCTTGATGGCCAGGCCTGGTCCCTCGTAATCGTCCGGGCCGGACTTTCGAATGTTGTACTGACCGGTATCCAAGCCCCAGGGAGTGATTTGGATCATGTACCGTTCATCGATCCATGCTTCCAATTGAATCGTGGTCGGTCGGCCGGGCGGAAAGCTGACATAGCCGTAGGTGGGTTTCTCCGAGCCACGTTGAAAGCTCGTGCCGCCGATGTGAGCGGTGATCGGTTGGTCGGACTGGTGGGCGTAACCGGTGACTTCAATTCGGTATCGCCCGGGTGTCTTCACGCTGGTGCCGCGCAGCATGCCGGTGGGGTAACCAAAGTCATCAAAAAAGACGACCGCATCATCGTCCAGCTTCTTCCACACCTTGCCGATAAACTGTCCGCCTTCGCGTGAATCTGCATAGCTGGCGTTGATCGTTTCCGCTGATGTGGGTGTGCTGGATTTTGCGATCGCGGCATCCACGACGCTGTCGGCCGCGTCAATGTACTGACGCAAATGAACGCTGGAGATGCCAAGCGCGTGGCCCACTGTATCAAAACCGTGTGCCTGGCCGTCTTCGGGCAATCGGTCCATCAAGTTGACGTGAGTCCCGAACATATCGTTCATCGTGTTCTGGTACTCACGGCGATTCAGACGCCGTAGCGTCGCGCCGTTGTTTCGACGATGTTGGTCTCGCAGGATTTCACCCAATGGCTGCAACAACACGGCGCGATCCCGGCGGGGAATCGTGTCATAGTCGGTCGGCGGCATTTCGCCACGATCGACGCGGTCGTGGATCCGAACCCAAATCGCATGATTCACGAGACTCGAATCGTTAAGTGTATCGAGGTCGATGGCCAAGCCACCTTCCTGAGCACCCTCCATGTGACAGTCGGCGCAGTACGACGTAAGAAACGCTGTCGCATCGTCGGACAAAGTCAGCACATCGGATTCGGTCGCCCGACTGTCGACGCCTAAGATGGAACCCACCGCGATCAAGCAAGTCATCCAGCATAGGCAACGGCAGTTCAATACTCGGGGCGTCACAAACGTTCTCCGCCGGGGAACCAAGGATCATCGTGGGGGAGTGTCGGCCAAAAAAACGACGACGCGCCAGTATATCCGCCGGGTCGGTCGGTTGCCGGTTTGTCAACGGGCCGCTCCTTCGCGGGGGCGATGTCGTTGCCGTGGCCAACGCTTGATCGTCAGCAATGTGATCCTTTAGGCTCCTTCGGCTGATCTGATCCCTCGGGACGCGTGCCGGCGAAGGCTGGTCGTTCGTTGTCCCGGCATGTTTTGTCCCCTTCTATTGATCCAGGACATCCACGGACGTATGAACGATTTTCCATTAAAGGGCCGCCGAGTCCTGTCGCTTGTCGGTGAAATCTACGAAGACCTGGAGCTTTGGTACCCCAAGTTGCGGCTGATCGAAGCCGGAGCGGACGTGGTTGTTGCTGGCCCCGAAGCAAATGCCCATTACAACGGAAAGCATGGTTATCCCTGTACCAGCGACGCTGCCATCGCTGACATGAATGCCGACGCATTCGATGCGTTGTTGGTCCCAGGCGGATTCATGCCCGACAAGTTGCGTAGGGACCCAGTGGTGTTGGACTTGGTGCGTGCGTTTGATGCATCGTCCAAACCGATCGCTGCGATTTGCCACGGCGGTTGGATTCCGATTTCCGCGGGGGTGTATCGGGATGTCTGCGTGACCGGATCGCCGGGGATCAAAGATGATCTGGTCAACGCCGGCGCGATTTACGAAGACGCGGCGGTTGTCGTCGATCGTCACCATATTACAAGCCGACGCCCCGATGACCTTCCCGAATTCTGTCGGGCGTTCATCGAGGCGATCGCGAATCAATCGGGTGAATAGCCGGCGTGGGCCCCAGTACGGATATCAAACGTACGGAAATCCAACGTTTGGTTCCGTGCTGTGAACCCGAGGCCCTTTAGCCCATGGTGGCCGAACGCCACCACTTGTGGTGCTTCTCTTCCAGTTCGTCGACGCTGGGATACGCGTATTGCTTGATCCCGGTGGAATCGCCCACATAAAAGCCGCTGGCTATCGTGCGGTAAAACGCGGTCAACGGTGGATCACGATCGACCGTCTTGGCGAACTTGGCCGGCTTGTTGGTGATTTCATCCAAGCAGTCTTCGATGTGTGCCGGATTGTTGTAGGGCAGATAGCCTGCCAAACGACCATCGCTGTCCCTGGCCACTTGCGTCTCGGCGAAGAAAATTCGCGGGACGCTGACCGGGTTGGCTGAATCGGTGATCTTTTTGGTGAACTCCAGGGGATCCAATTTGGTCACGACGCGAGGTGTCAAAGGACACAGTTCCGCATACATGAATGCTTCGCTGCGGCCGGCCGGTGCTTGATAGTCTTGGCTATCGAGCGTCAACACACGACCATCACGAGTGGTCAGGTGCAACTGCCCGTAAGCTTCCAGCGGAACATGTTCCATGACGCGATACACACTCATGTACTTACTGCGTCGCGGTTGCCCGGAACTGTGCGGCACGCAGCGTTCTTCCAATTGATCCAAATTCAGTTCACTTGAACGGAACGACGGATCCAATTCAAAGAAGACCACGTTACCAAACGTTTTCTTCCGCGTCCCTACGGCCATGTATGCGCCGAATTCTTCGGCCGATAAGTGCGACGCAACGAGAGCTTCGTGACGATAGCACATCAGATAAAGGTGAATGTCCATGATGATTTTGTCTGCAATGTGAATTGGGGTTGTTAGTAATCAGGTTTTCATTCAAGCCGGGCGATCAATTGCCCATGCCTAGGTAGGCACCGATCAGCGGCGCGAACTTCACAACCAATCCCGCAAAGACAATGCTGACCATGTTCATCAGCTTGATCAGGATGTTTAGCGAGGGGCCCGTGGTATCTTTGAACGGGTCGCCCACCGTATCGCCGACAACACTGGATTTGTGGGCTTCGGACCCCTTGCCACCGTGTTTGCCGGTTTCGATGTACTTCTTGGCGTTGTCCCAGGCACCGCCTGCGTTGCTCATGAACACCGCCATCGCGTAACCGGCACACAAACCGCCCACCAGCAATCCCATCACACCACCGACGCCCAGCACCAGCCCGACGCCGACCGGAACCAGCACGGCCAGCAATGATGGACGCAGCATTTCCTTCTGGGCACCCGATGTCGAAATCGCCACGCAACGTGCGTAGTCGGGGGTTCCCGTGCCATCCAAGATGCCAGGGATTTCATCGAATTGACGGCGAACCTCCAGCACCATTGCCATCGCGGCGCGACCAACGGCCTTCATCGTCATTGCTCCGAACACAAAGACCATCAAGACGCCTAGGAACACGCCGACCAATACCTTGGGGTTCATCAGGGTGATCTTGTAATAGTCCATGTAGGCTTCGAGACCGGCCGGCGGCATGGCCGCGATCTGTTCTTTCAAGCTGGCATCGGCGGAAAGTTCGCCCTCGGTGTTGTGACCGATCGCCGCGCCGGCGTGGTTGACGACCACATGAACCGGTTGGTCGTCGACCATGATTTCAATGGCGTTTTCCGAGTTGCTTTCGATCGCACTGACGGTGTAGTGATCGTTGTGTCTGCCATCGGCTGCATCACCACCGGGCAAGAACAGCCCGTACTTGCCGTGACCCAGCGGAACGATCGTGAAATCTTCCGTTTCGCTGTCCATGACTTCATAGGCCGCCGCAACTTCGCGGTGAATACCCACACGAACTTCTTCGACATAAGCGGCCAGCAAGGCCAGTGACGTCAGTGCAGCCGAACCGATGGCAAAGCCTTTGCCGATCGCCGCGGTCGTGTTGCCCAGCGAGTCCAAGGCATCGGTGCGCTCGCGGACTTGTTTGGGCAAGCCCGACATTTCAGCGTTACCGCCGGCGTTATCAGCGATCGGACCGTAGGCATCCGTGGCCAGTGTGATTCCCAGGGTCGACAGCATGCCGACCGATGCCATTCCGACGCCGTAAAGTCCCATGACCAAGTTTTCAAATCCATCGCACGCTGCAAAGGAAACCAGCATGCCAAGACTGACGGCCACGATCGGAATCCAAGTCGACAGCAAACCGGTCGCCACACCGTCGATGATCAGTGGGCCAGTGCCGCTGACCGCTTGATCGGAAATACCTTGCGTCGGTTTGTATTCGGCACTGGTGTAGTATTCCGTTCCGTATCCAATGATCAGACCGACGATCAAGCCGGTTGCCACTGCGATCACAACACCCCAGCAAACGCTGGACGGCAACAAAATTGGCATGATGATCATGGCAGCGATCAAGACCATGCCGCTGGAGCCCCAGATTCCTTTGTTCAATGCCATCATCAATTTTTTCATGGATGCGCCTTCTTCAGTGGCGACCAAGAAAATGCCTGCCAGCGAAAGCAGGATTCCCACACCGGCCAAGACCATTGGGGCACCCAGGAAGGCCAATTGCGCCGAGATCTTGTCGCCGAAACCTTCCGGAACGCCGCCCAAACTGACGGCGGCGACACCCAGTGCCATCGTTGCCAAGATCGAACCGGCGTACGACTCGTAAAGGTCGGCACCCATACCGGCCACGTCACCAACGTTGTCACCGACGTTGTCGGCGATCGTCGCGGGGTTACGGGGATCGTCTTCGGGGATTCCGGCTTCGACCTTGCCGACCAAGTCGGCACCGACGTCGGCGGCTTTGGTGTAGATCCCGCCACCGACACGAGCAAACAACGCTTGGGATGACGCACCCATGCCGAAGCACAGCATCACCACGGTGATCGTTTCCAGGCTCATCGGCTGGCCACCGAACACGACGTGGTGGAATTTGTACAGATACAGGAACCACAGGCTGATATCCAGCATGGCCAGTCCGACCACGGCCAGACCCATCACGCTGCCGGCGCGAAAGGCAATCTTCAGGCCACGGTCCAGCGATTCGCTGGCTCCCTGGGCGGTACGTCCCGACGCGTTGGTGGCGGTCTTCATGCCAAAGAAGCCGGCCAAGCCCGAAAAGAAACCGCCGGTCAGGAAAGCGAATGGAACCAAGCGGTGTTGGACTTCCAAACCGAACGCCATCACGGCCAACAGGCTGCTGACGACGATGAAAAAGATGATCACCACCATGTACTGACGTCGCAGATAGGCGTAGGCACCTTCACGGACGTACTTGGCAATTTCCTTCATGCGGTCGTTGCCTTCGCTTTGTTCCATGATCCATCGATAGAACATGAAAGCGCTGACCAAGGCGACCGCGGCGGTGATCCAAGTCAAGTGCCACCACAGCGGCAACGGGCGAGACTGGTCAAGAGCGGTTTCGACAATCTCGCCGGTGGCCTCAGACCCTGCCGCCGCAAGCGGCGGCAGTAACCAGTTGGAAAAAATGTCAGGGATGGAAGGAAGTACATGCATGATGGGACCTCGGGTTCCTGCGTGTGGAAGGGGGATCGATGACAGGCAGTCGACCGTTGGGCCCGACGCGACGGTTAGGGCAGCCATCGTTCTGGGCCGAAGGGATCGCGGTCTTCGCGATGCATCGGAGCTTACCGATTCAACTTTTGATCTGCTACGCAACAGCACACTCAAAACAGGCTGATGTGTGCGAGTGAGACGATTTGTCATCAGCTAGCAAACGCGTTGGCCATGAATCGCCACAACTTCAACGCACCGATAGGTTTTGGAGCGGTCATGATGCCGCCAAGAACGGGTGTCTACCGGACAATCTGTCGCTGAAGGCTGGGAAAATTCCCCGCACGCATTCACGAGATGCCGATCGGTTCAGTACCATTCGACTCGTTCCATCGGCCGACCGAACGTTCATCGTTTAGAGTGCCTCTGCGACACAGTGGCACACATTGGTTTCTGGTGGGACATGGTCAGTGTGGCGATTTGACGCAAATGGTTCTGTCGACCCGAACACAAGGTCGGCGCCTGAGTGACAGATCTCGACACATCGCCGAAAACGAATGTCGCAAACGCGATGCGTCGTCGAAGCGAAGTTGACGACCTTTTCGCTTTCACTAATTCAAGCTACACGCCGAGGAGATTTCCCGATGACACGTCACGTGGATGTCACGGAATTGGTACTGCGCGACGGGCACCAAAGCATTTTGGCGACCCGTATGGCGCTCGAAGACATGGTGCCGATCTGTGAGGAAATCGATCAGGCCGGTTACTGGAGTGTCGAGTGCTGGGGCGGGGCGACGTACGACTCCTGCATCCGCTTTTTGAATGAAGATCCATGGGAAAGATTGCGAACGTTTCGCAAACTGTTGCCCAATAGTCGGCTGCAAATGCTGTTGCGCGGCCAAAACTTGTTGGGCTATCGGCACTACGAAGACACGGTCGTCGACCGGTTCGTGGACAAGTCGGCCGAAAACGGCATGGATGTCTTCCGCGTCTTTGACGCTTTGAATGACATTCGAAATCTAAAGCGTGCGATGGAAGCGGTTCGCCGGACGGGCAAGCACGCCGAAGGCACGATCTGCTACACCACCAGTCCGCTGCACACCAACGACCATTTCGTCGAAATGGCCAAGCGGCTGCAAGACATGGGGTGCGATTCGATTTGTTTGAAAGACATGGCTGCCCTGCTGAAACCGCAACCCGCCTACGACATCGTCAAGGGCATCAAGGAAGCGTGTGGCGATGACATGTTGGTGCACGTTCACGTGCACAGCACCACTGGCGTCACCTTGGTTAGCTTGATGAAGGCGATCGAAGCCGGTGCCGATATCGTCGACACCGCGATTTCCAGCCTCAGTCTGGGACCGGGGCACAACCCGACCGAAGCTTTGGTCGAAATGCTGGAAGGCACCGGTTACACCACTTCGCTGGATAAGGAGCGGCTCAAGAAAATTAAACAGCACTTTGCAAAGATTCGACCCCGCTATGCCGAGTTTGAATCGAAATTCATCGGTGTCGAAACCGACATCTTCGACAGCCAAATTCCCGGCGGCATGATTTCCAACATGGAAAGCCAGTTGGCCCAACAAGGCGCCGCCGATCGGCTGCAAGAAGTGTTGGAAGAAGTGCCACGTGTTCGCGAGGTGTCCGGTTTCCCGCCCCTGGTCACTCCGTCCAGCCAGATCGTCGGGACACAAGCGGTGTTCAACGTTCTGATGGGACCCTACAAAGCGCTGACGGGTGAGTTTGCTGATTTGATGCTGGGGTATTACGGCGAAACCATCGCCCCACGTGATCCCAAGATCATCGAAGCGGCCGAAAAACATGCCAAGAAGTCACCCATCACCAAACGTCCGGCCGATTGTTTGAAACCGGAATGGGACGAACTTCGCGACAAAGCATCGGCACTGGACGGATTCGACGGTACCGACGAAGACGTGCTGACCTATGCAATGTTCCCGCAAGTGGCGCCTGGGTTCTTTTCGACTCGTGGCGAAGGACCAAAGAACCTAAGCAAAACCGCCGAACAGGTCGCTGAAGAAAAGGTCAAAGCCGAAGCGGCGCGGAAAGGCATCAAGTCCGAAGTCAATTATGAAGTCAAGCTTTACGGGAAGACCCATAAAGTTTCGGTAGAACCCGTTTAGTCCATACCGCAAAGGATCCCAAGCAATGACGGCGAAAGAGAAAGATACAATGGATGACTTGGTCGACGACCTGCGGCAGCGTCGTGACACGGTCATGCTGGGTGGCGGTGAAAAACGCCTCGAAAAACAGCGTGATCAAGGCAAGATGACGGCACGCGAACGGGTGGACAACTTGGTCGATGATGCCAGCTTCGAAGAATTCGGCATTTTCGCCGAACACCGCCAAACTCAATTCGGTTTGGGCGGTCGCGTCATCCCGGCCGATGGCGTGGTGACCGGTGCCGCATCCATCGATGGGCGTCTGGTTCACTTGGCCAGCCAAGATTTTACCGTGTTGGGTGGTTCCGCCGGCGAGGTGCATTCGCTGAAGGTCGCCGACGCGATGAAACGTTCGCTGAAGACGGGCAGCCCGTTCGTTTTCTTGAACGATTCCGGAGGTGCCCGGGTCCAGGAAGGTATTGATTCGCTTTCCGGCTACGGACAAGTGTTTCGATCCAACGTGTTGCTTTCCGGTGCCGTGCCCCAAATCAGTTTGATTTGTGGTCCTTGTGCCGGTGGTGCGGCCTATTCGCCGGCACTGACGGACTTTGTGATCCAAACTCGCAAAGCCCAGATGTTCATCACCGGTCCACAGGTGATCAAACAGGTGACCGGCGAAGAAATCACGGCCGAACAGCTCGGTGGTGCCGATTCCCATATGATCCACTCTGGCGTGGTTCACTTTGTCGCCAGGGATGACGCGGATGCGCTTCACATCTGTCGTCGTCTGCTTAGTTTCCTGCCGTCGAACAACTTGGAAGATGCCCCCATCGTTCCCTGTGACGACAACTTGGAACCCAATCCCGAGCTGAACAACATTGTGCCCGTCGACCACAAAGCCGGTTACGACATCCGTGCGGTGATCGCCGAAGTCGTCGATCGCAAAGACTTCCTGGAGGTCCAGGCCGGGCACGCGACCAACATGGTGGTTGGTTTTGCTCGAATCCTGG
The DNA window shown above is from Crateriforma spongiae and carries:
- a CDS encoding DUF1592 domain-containing protein, whose protein sequence is MTCLIAVGSILGVDSRATESDVLTLSDDATAFLTSYCADCHMEGAQEGGLAIDLDTLNDSSLVNHAIWVRIHDRVDRGEMPPTDYDTIPRRDRAVLLQPLGEILRDQHRRNNGATLRRLNRREYQNTMNDMFGTHVNLMDRLPEDGQAHGFDTVGHALGISSVHLRQYIDAADSVVDAAIAKSSTPTSAETINASYADSREGGQFIGKVWKKLDDDAVVFFDDFGYPTGMLRGTSVKTPGRYRIEVTGYAHQSDQPITAHIGGTSFQRGSEKPTYGYVSFPPGRPTTIQLEAWIDERYMIQITPWGLDTGQYNIRKSGPDDYEGPGLAIKNVSLVGPLLDEFPSRGHRLIFGEMDRREIPPSNPKHRLRSSYRASFKIVSDDPDQEVHEAVRRVASQAFRRPVRDDEVALYWGLYRSERDRGASIEQALRTAVSGVLCSPDFLYFVEPSGKLNDHAVATRLSYFLNRTAPDASLRKAADDGRLSDPDERRRQVDRLLESERSDRFIQDFADAWLNLREIEFTNPDERLFPEYDGYLLHSMKGETHEFLRHAIRVDLPSGQLIDPGFAMLNERLAKHYQIPDVGGPQIRLVQLNPSDVRGGLLAQASILKSSANGTNTSPVVRGVWVTERILGQIPPPPPPGIPGVEPDIRGAATLREQLDKHRNLVSCQSCHQIIDPPGFALECFDPVGGWRTRYRSLGEGDRVNRRVDGRSVRYRLAQPVDASGQTVQGDSFDGFVQFREIVAANDRRIAQTVVEKLLTFAIGREPGFSDREEIDRIVDSTRSSGYGFRSLIHSVVASELFRTK
- a CDS encoding type 1 glutamine amidotransferase domain-containing protein, encoding MFCPLLLIQDIHGRMNDFPLKGRRVLSLVGEIYEDLELWYPKLRLIEAGADVVVAGPEANAHYNGKHGYPCTSDAAIADMNADAFDALLVPGGFMPDKLRRDPVVLDLVRAFDASSKPIAAICHGGWIPISAGVYRDVCVTGSPGIKDDLVNAGAIYEDAAVVVDRHHITSRRPDDLPEFCRAFIEAIANQSGE
- a CDS encoding sodium-translocating pyrophosphatase, producing MHVLPSIPDIFSNWLLPPLAAAGSEATGEIVETALDQSRPLPLWWHLTWITAAVALVSAFMFYRWIMEQSEGNDRMKEIAKYVREGAYAYLRRQYMVVIIFFIVVSSLLAVMAFGLEVQHRLVPFAFLTGGFFSGLAGFFGMKTATNASGRTAQGASESLDRGLKIAFRAGSVMGLAVVGLAMLDISLWFLYLYKFHHVVFGGQPMSLETITVVMLCFGMGASSQALFARVGGGIYTKAADVGADLVGKVEAGIPEDDPRNPATIADNVGDNVGDVAGMGADLYESYAGSILATMALGVAAVSLGGVPEGFGDKISAQLAFLGAPMVLAGVGILLSLAGIFLVATEEGASMKKLMMALNKGIWGSSGMVLIAAMIIMPILLPSSVCWGVVIAVATGLIVGLIIGYGTEYYTSAEYKPTQGISDQAVSGTGPLIIDGVATGLLSTWIPIVAVSLGMLVSFAACDGFENLVMGLYGVGMASVGMLSTLGITLATDAYGPIADNAGGNAEMSGLPKQVRERTDALDSLGNTTAAIGKGFAIGSAALTSLALLAAYVEEVRVGIHREVAAAYEVMDSETEDFTIVPLGHGKYGLFLPGGDAADGRHNDHYTVSAIESNSENAIEIMVDDQPVHVVVNHAGAAIGHNTEGELSADASLKEQIAAMPPAGLEAYMDYYKITLMNPKVLVGVFLGVLMVFVFGAMTMKAVGRAAMAMVLEVRRQFDEIPGILDGTGTPDYARCVAISTSGAQKEMLRPSLLAVLVPVGVGLVLGVGGVMGLLVGGLCAGYAMAVFMSNAGGAWDNAKKYIETGKHGGKGSEAHKSSVVGDTVGDPFKDTTGPSLNILIKLMNMVSIVFAGLVVKFAPLIGAYLGMGN
- a CDS encoding methylmalonyl-CoA carboxytransferase subunit 5S, with protein sequence MTRHVDVTELVLRDGHQSILATRMALEDMVPICEEIDQAGYWSVECWGGATYDSCIRFLNEDPWERLRTFRKLLPNSRLQMLLRGQNLLGYRHYEDTVVDRFVDKSAENGMDVFRVFDALNDIRNLKRAMEAVRRTGKHAEGTICYTTSPLHTNDHFVEMAKRLQDMGCDSICLKDMAALLKPQPAYDIVKGIKEACGDDMLVHVHVHSTTGVTLVSLMKAIEAGADIVDTAISSLSLGPGHNPTEALVEMLEGTGYTTSLDKERLKKIKQHFAKIRPRYAEFESKFIGVETDIFDSQIPGGMISNMESQLAQQGAADRLQEVLEEVPRVREVSGFPPLVTPSSQIVGTQAVFNVLMGPYKALTGEFADLMLGYYGETIAPRDPKIIEAAEKHAKKSPITKRPADCLKPEWDELRDKASALDGFDGTDEDVLTYAMFPQVAPGFFSTRGEGPKNLSKTAEQVAEEKVKAEAARKGIKSEVNYEVKLYGKTHKVSVEPV
- a CDS encoding acyl-CoA carboxylase subunit beta; protein product: MDDLVDDLRQRRDTVMLGGGEKRLEKQRDQGKMTARERVDNLVDDASFEEFGIFAEHRQTQFGLGGRVIPADGVVTGAASIDGRLVHLASQDFTVLGGSAGEVHSLKVADAMKRSLKTGSPFVFLNDSGGARVQEGIDSLSGYGQVFRSNVLLSGAVPQISLICGPCAGGAAYSPALTDFVIQTRKAQMFITGPQVIKQVTGEEITAEQLGGADSHMIHSGVVHFVARDDADALHICRRLLSFLPSNNLEDAPIVPCDDNLEPNPELNNIVPVDHKAGYDIRAVIAEVVDRKDFLEVQAGHATNMVVGFARILGRTVGIIANQPMVLAGAIDNHAANKASRFIRFCNAFNIPLVTMVDVPGYLPGVEQEYNGIIRNGAKLLFAYSAATVPMVQLILRKSYGGAHVAMCSRDIGADAVFAWPTAEVAVMGAEGAVEIVFRKEMAEAEDPVARRAELIAEYREAFASPYVAAGRRLVDDVIEPADTRKHIARALEYLRNKRDQRPPKKHGLIPL